A portion of the Halococcus salsus genome contains these proteins:
- a CDS encoding Fic family protein, protein MENSDLPTARDIIDVHSRIERIYDLKYEGLRSRTPTRTLREKALDPVREYDDVYHRAAALLFGIQSAHVFEDANKRTSWAVTITYLRENDCSPSFEQDGELVEGIIRSIGYFDTETVANWLETGEMDVSELPERLR, encoded by the coding sequence ATGGAAAACAGCGATTTACCCACCGCACGCGATATTATCGACGTTCACAGCCGTATCGAACGCATCTACGACCTGAAATACGAGGGTCTCCGGAGCCGGACGCCGACGCGAACGCTTCGAGAGAAGGCACTCGACCCCGTCCGCGAGTACGACGACGTGTATCACCGTGCGGCGGCACTCCTGTTCGGCATACAGAGCGCTCACGTCTTCGAGGACGCCAACAAACGGACTTCGTGGGCCGTAACGATCACATATCTTCGGGAAAACGATTGCTCTCCATCGTTCGAGCAAGACGGAGAGCTGGTCGAGGGCATCATCCGGAGTATCGGCTACTTCGACACCGAGACGGTGGCAAACTGGCTCGAAACCGGAGAGATGGATGTATCTGAACTCCCGGAACGGCTAAGATGA
- a CDS encoding DNA polymerase II large subunit, producing the protein MRPEDERYFERLESGLDEALAVAGTARETGGDPTPEVEIPVAKDMADRVENILGIEGVASRVRELEGQMSREEAALELAEDFAEGRVGDYETQAGTIEGAVRTAVALLTEGVVAAPIEGIDRVELADNPDGTQFVRVFYAGPIRSAGGTAQALSVLVADYTRALLGLGAYEAREEEVERYAEEIDLYDSETGLQYSPKDKETKFIAENCPVMLDGEATGQEEVSGFRDLERVGTNNPRGGMCLVLAEGIAQKAPKIERYTAELDEVDWPWLDDLIAGTIGKSDADTDEEADEPSESEEDDGIDEEGTVEKADGEPDGPLRPEPATKYLRDLIAGRPVFGHPSRPGGFRLRYGRSRNNGFATAGVHPATMHLVDDFLATGTQLKTERPGKAAGVVPVDSIEGPTVRLANGEVRRIDDPEEALECRNGVEAILDLGEYLVNYGEFVENNHPLAPASYTFEWWIQEFEATEADVRALRDSPRTDLEAPSPSEAIEWATEYDAPLHPQYTYCWHDISVEAFEDLAEAVVAGEYVEGRLALEPLPEVRKTLEDLLVPHSQAGDALRIPNSAALVRSLGIDEGLERTWESLSTAAREWPNAMKAAREVAPFSLRERAPTRIGGRMGRPEKSEKRELSPAVHTLFPIGEAGGSQRDVSEAADHVHEGSRGAVPVQVGRRECVGCGTRTYETRCPDCGSLTEPRYECPDCEIEVEPDESGRAECPRCEGEATPTEWRVVDIREEYESALREVGERENAFDILKGVKGLTSELKTPEPMEKGVLRAKHGVSAFKDGTIRYDMTDLPVTSVKPDELDVSVEQFRELGYHEDMQGDPLRHDDQLVELRVQDVVLSDGAAEHLLKTADFVDDLLTQYYGLDPFYEFDDRDDLVGELVFGMAPHTSAAVVGRVIGFTSAAVGYAHPYFHASKRRNCDGDEDCVMLLMDGLLNFSKAYLPDKRGGRMDAPLVMSSRIDPAEIDDEAHNMDIVDSYPKAFYEATLEMADPGAVDIEIAEANVGTDEEYTGFRHTTETSNLALGPALSAYKTLGSMTDKMDAQLELARKLRAVDETDVAERIIEYHFLPDLIGNLRAFSRQKTRCLDCGTKYRRMPLSGECRECGGRVNLTVHEGSVKKYIGTATRVAEEYGCRDYTKQRLEVLEMTLESVFENDKNKQSGIADFM; encoded by the coding sequence ATGCGGCCGGAGGACGAGCGCTACTTCGAACGGCTCGAATCCGGGCTCGACGAGGCGCTCGCGGTCGCCGGGACCGCGCGCGAGACGGGCGGCGACCCGACTCCCGAGGTCGAGATCCCGGTCGCGAAGGACATGGCCGACCGAGTCGAGAACATCCTCGGCATCGAGGGCGTCGCCAGCCGGGTCCGCGAACTCGAAGGCCAGATGAGTCGGGAGGAGGCCGCGCTCGAACTCGCCGAGGACTTCGCCGAGGGCCGGGTCGGGGACTACGAGACGCAGGCAGGCACCATCGAGGGCGCGGTCCGGACCGCGGTCGCGCTCCTCACCGAGGGTGTGGTCGCCGCACCCATCGAGGGGATCGACCGCGTGGAGTTGGCGGACAATCCGGACGGAACCCAGTTCGTGCGGGTGTTCTACGCAGGACCTATCCGGTCGGCGGGCGGGACGGCACAGGCGCTCTCGGTGCTCGTGGCCGACTACACCCGGGCGCTGCTCGGGCTCGGTGCCTACGAGGCCCGCGAGGAGGAGGTCGAGCGTTACGCCGAGGAGATCGACCTCTACGACTCGGAGACGGGGCTCCAGTACTCCCCGAAGGACAAGGAGACGAAGTTCATCGCCGAGAACTGCCCCGTGATGCTCGACGGCGAGGCGACGGGGCAAGAGGAGGTCTCGGGCTTTCGGGACCTCGAACGCGTCGGCACCAACAACCCCCGCGGCGGGATGTGTCTCGTGCTCGCGGAGGGGATCGCCCAGAAGGCCCCGAAGATCGAACGCTACACCGCCGAGCTCGACGAGGTCGACTGGCCGTGGCTCGACGACCTCATCGCGGGCACCATCGGGAAGAGCGACGCCGACACCGACGAGGAAGCCGACGAACCGAGCGAATCGGAGGAAGACGACGGGATAGACGAGGAGGGAACGGTCGAGAAGGCGGACGGCGAGCCCGATGGCCCCCTGCGACCCGAACCCGCGACCAAGTACCTCCGGGACCTGATCGCCGGCCGACCGGTGTTCGGCCACCCGAGTCGGCCCGGCGGATTCCGGCTCCGGTACGGCCGCTCGCGGAACAACGGGTTCGCGACCGCCGGGGTCCACCCCGCGACGATGCACCTCGTGGACGACTTCCTCGCGACGGGCACCCAGCTGAAGACCGAGCGACCGGGGAAGGCCGCCGGGGTCGTTCCGGTGGACTCGATCGAGGGCCCGACCGTCAGGCTGGCGAACGGCGAGGTCCGCCGGATCGACGACCCCGAGGAGGCCCTCGAATGCCGGAACGGCGTCGAGGCGATCCTCGACCTCGGGGAGTACCTCGTGAACTACGGCGAGTTCGTCGAGAACAACCACCCGCTCGCGCCGGCGTCGTACACCTTCGAGTGGTGGATACAGGAGTTCGAGGCGACCGAGGCGGACGTCAGAGCGCTCCGGGATTCGCCCCGGACCGACCTCGAAGCGCCCTCGCCGAGCGAGGCCATCGAGTGGGCCACCGAGTACGACGCGCCGCTCCATCCACAGTACACCTACTGCTGGCACGATATCTCGGTCGAGGCGTTCGAGGACCTCGCCGAGGCGGTCGTCGCGGGCGAGTACGTCGAGGGGAGGCTGGCGCTCGAACCGCTCCCCGAGGTCCGGAAGACGCTCGAAGACCTGCTGGTCCCCCACTCCCAGGCCGGCGACGCGCTTCGGATCCCGAACTCCGCGGCGCTGGTGCGGTCGTTGGGTATCGACGAGGGGCTCGAACGCACCTGGGAGTCGCTCTCGACGGCGGCCCGCGAGTGGCCGAACGCCATGAAGGCCGCCCGCGAGGTCGCCCCGTTTTCGCTCCGCGAGCGTGCACCGACCCGGATCGGCGGGCGGATGGGGCGGCCGGAGAAGTCCGAGAAACGCGAGCTCTCGCCTGCGGTCCACACCCTCTTTCCCATCGGCGAGGCCGGCGGCAGCCAGCGCGACGTGAGCGAGGCGGCCGACCACGTCCACGAGGGTTCTCGTGGAGCCGTCCCCGTCCAGGTCGGGCGCCGCGAGTGCGTCGGCTGTGGCACCCGAACCTACGAGACCCGGTGTCCCGACTGTGGGAGCCTCACCGAGCCGCGATACGAGTGTCCCGACTGCGAGATCGAGGTCGAACCCGACGAGTCCGGTCGGGCGGAGTGCCCGCGGTGTGAGGGCGAGGCGACGCCGACGGAGTGGCGGGTCGTCGATATCCGGGAGGAGTACGAGAGTGCCCTCCGCGAGGTCGGCGAGCGCGAGAACGCCTTCGACATCCTGAAGGGGGTCAAGGGGCTGACCTCGGAGCTCAAAACACCCGAGCCGATGGAGAAGGGTGTCCTCCGGGCGAAACACGGCGTCTCGGCGTTCAAGGACGGGACCATCCGATACGACATGACGGATCTGCCCGTCACGAGCGTGAAGCCCGACGAACTCGACGTCTCGGTCGAGCAGTTCCGCGAGCTCGGCTACCACGAGGACATGCAGGGCGACCCGCTCCGCCACGACGACCAGTTGGTGGAGTTGCGAGTTCAGGACGTGGTGCTCTCGGACGGCGCGGCCGAACACCTCCTCAAGACCGCCGACTTCGTCGACGACCTCCTGACCCAGTACTACGGTCTCGACCCGTTCTACGAGTTCGACGACCGCGACGATCTGGTCGGTGAGTTGGTCTTCGGGATGGCCCCACACACCTCAGCGGCGGTGGTGGGGCGCGTGATCGGCTTCACGAGCGCCGCTGTGGGTTATGCTCACCCTTATTTTCATGCATCAAAGCGCCGTAACTGTGATGGAGACGAAGATTGTGTCATGTTGTTGATGGATGGGTTGTTGAACTTCTCGAAGGCCTACCTCCCCGACAAGCGTGGCGGGCGGATGGACGCCCCGCTGGTGATGTCCTCGCGGATCGACCCCGCCGAGATCGACGACGAGGCGCACAACATGGACATCGTGGACTCCTACCCGAAGGCGTTCTACGAGGCGACCCTGGAGATGGCCGATCCTGGTGCCGTCGACATCGAGATCGCCGAGGCGAACGTCGGGACCGACGAGGAGTACACGGGCTTTCGCCACACCACCGAGACCTCGAACCTCGCGCTCGGGCCGGCGCTCTCGGCCTACAAAACGCTGGGCTCGATGACCGACAAGATGGACGCCCAGCTCGAACTCGCCCGGAAGCTCCGAGCGGTCGATGAAACCGACGTCGCCGAGCGCATCATCGAGTACCACTTCCTGCCCGACCTCATCGGCAACCTCCGTGCCTTCTCGCGCCAGAAGACGCGGTGTCTCGACTGCGGGACGAAGTACCGCCGGATGCCGCTCTCGGGTGAGTGTCGGGAGTGCGGCGGCCGGGTCAACCTCACCGTCCACGAGGGCTCGGTGAAGAAGTACATCGGGACCGCGACCCGGGTCGCCGAGGAGTACGGCTGCCGGGACTACACCAAACAGCGCCTCGAAGTTCTAGAGATGACGCTGGAGAGTGTGTTCGAGAACGACAAGAACAAACAGAGCGGTATTGCGGACTTCATGTGA
- a CDS encoding cation:proton antiporter → MLAQTVAATEVDLLVVFMLAAGVGVFVAKVGRFPYTIALLIGGFAVSGIQAVFGVQLFDIKLSHDLILLVLLPPLLFEGAATTDLESFRANIGPILALAVPGVILSVIVLGLVGQYAFGFPLLVSLLFAAMILPTDPVSVLALFDELGAPERLSTLVEGESLLNDGVGVVIFSALLALTEESLRTNTPASELLSLSRLASTAFEIALSSVGGVVVGLVAGYAVYRVMVNLDEHMTEIVLTLILTYGSFLLAEHYLHVSGVIATVVAGLFIGNRGVEYAMSPQTKLSIFNTLETAAFIVNTFIFVAIGATTPVRQLAEFAVPIVVAIPLVLLARVVAVYPLTAITNRFTPNGVPRNYQHVMVWGGLHGSIPVALVLGLPSGFPPGNELRAMVFGVVAFSLVVQGLTMSRLLDRLGIATRSDDQRLYELLNGRARATDAALDAAERLRKRGDIPSDVYDDFTEEYEEEREDLRDAISQLMQENPDLRREELLIGERRLLQREKNAIREAVQNGVIGGDVGDRLLEEVDLKLNRVNDGESTVDEQEEAYEEFWRTQAAEFGLDIDPPGEGTTD, encoded by the coding sequence ATGCTGGCACAGACGGTCGCGGCGACCGAGGTCGACCTCCTCGTCGTGTTCATGCTCGCCGCGGGCGTCGGGGTGTTCGTCGCGAAGGTCGGACGATTCCCCTACACCATCGCGCTGTTGATCGGGGGCTTCGCCGTCTCGGGGATCCAGGCGGTGTTCGGGGTCCAACTCTTCGACATCAAACTCTCACACGACCTCATCCTCCTCGTCCTGCTCCCACCCCTCCTGTTCGAGGGGGCGGCCACCACCGACCTCGAATCCTTCCGGGCGAACATCGGACCGATCCTCGCGCTCGCGGTTCCCGGGGTGATCCTCTCGGTGATAGTGTTGGGCCTCGTGGGCCAGTACGCCTTCGGCTTCCCGCTCTTGGTCTCGTTGCTGTTCGCCGCGATGATCCTCCCGACGGACCCGGTGAGCGTGCTGGCGCTGTTCGACGAACTCGGCGCGCCCGAACGCCTCTCGACGCTGGTCGAGGGCGAGAGTCTGCTCAACGACGGCGTCGGCGTCGTGATCTTCTCGGCGCTGCTCGCGCTCACCGAGGAGTCGTTGCGAACGAACACACCCGCCTCGGAGCTCCTCAGCCTCTCGCGGCTCGCCAGCACGGCCTTCGAGATCGCGCTGTCGAGCGTCGGTGGCGTGGTGGTCGGGCTGGTCGCGGGCTACGCGGTCTACCGGGTGATGGTCAACCTCGACGAACACATGACCGAGATCGTCCTCACCCTCATCCTCACCTACGGGAGCTTCCTGCTGGCCGAACACTACCTCCACGTCTCGGGCGTGATCGCGACGGTCGTCGCGGGGCTGTTCATCGGCAACCGCGGCGTCGAGTACGCGATGAGCCCCCAGACCAAGCTCTCGATCTTCAACACCCTCGAAACCGCTGCGTTCATCGTCAACACCTTCATCTTCGTCGCGATCGGCGCGACCACGCCGGTCCGGCAGCTCGCCGAGTTCGCGGTGCCGATCGTGGTCGCGATCCCGCTTGTGCTCCTCGCACGCGTCGTCGCGGTCTACCCGCTGACCGCGATCACCAATCGGTTCACGCCCAACGGCGTCCCGCGGAACTACCAGCACGTCATGGTGTGGGGCGGGCTCCACGGCTCGATCCCGGTCGCGCTGGTGCTCGGGCTGCCGTCGGGCTTCCCGCCGGGCAACGAGCTCCGCGCGATGGTGTTCGGGGTCGTCGCGTTCAGCCTCGTCGTCCAGGGGCTCACGATGTCGCGGCTCCTCGACAGGCTGGGGATCGCCACCCGGTCGGACGACCAGCGCCTCTACGAACTCCTCAACGGCCGGGCGCGTGCCACCGACGCCGCGCTCGACGCCGCCGAGCGCCTCCGCAAGCGCGGCGACATCCCGAGCGACGTCTACGACGACTTCACCGAGGAGTACGAGGAGGAACGCGAGGACCTCCGGGACGCGATCTCACAGCTGATGCAGGAGAACCCTGACCTCCGGCGCGAGGAGCTCCTGATCGGCGAACGCCGCCTCCTCCAGCGCGAGAAGAACGCGATCCGCGAGGCCGTCCAGAACGGGGTGATCGGCGGCGACGTCGGCGACCGCCTCCTCGAAGAGGTCGACCTCAAGCTCAACCGGGTCAACGACGGCGAGAGCACCGTCGACGAACAGGAGGAGGCCTACGAGGAGTTCTGGCGAACCCAGGCCGCCGAGTTCGGGCTCGACATCGACCCCCCCGGCGAGGGGACCACCGACTGA
- a CDS encoding PQQ-dependent sugar dehydrogenase, producing MHTSTSRPEEGVSRRRFLRTTAVAGGVVGLGGTAGVRAQTQQPETIELGGDTAGWVGRSPDSISGDTNPTIELDAGTKYRITWENVDGKPHNIVISNRSGGTMKRTEVITEQGATQSVTFTATPKTGSYVCEVHPTSMRGEFDLGEDAAASSDGSVSDEDLYFPKGPSVRLETVVTEGPDSPLDFVVPPNSSDTYYIVDRSGGVYRYTERRGLQPEPFIDVSDELAEITGEMGLVGMAFHPDYGQNRKFYLRYSAPSREGTPDDYNHTEVLAEFTANADGTSADPDSERAVMEIPHPQEIHNSGSMAFGPDDGYLYLGMGDGGGGSDNNLGHVEDWYEPLEGGNGQDVTENLLGSILRIDVDTQDGEKAYGIPEDNPLVGRDGLGEHYAWGLRNPWRIGFSNGELYAGDVGQNSYEEINLIEKGTNYGWNIREGSHCFDPRAQEASEMSTDGSCPTKTPDNVRGGEPLVDPIIEYPHAYKGRGVGASVIGGYVYTNDRVPALTDTYVFGDFRKNIDIEEPSGSLFAATRKGKKWSTEEVTIANGDEGRIGNFVLAIGRDNDGELYVLTTTDHDPGEGTGTVYRITRDPSNAATTNATAGNGTAGNATVGNATVGNATSGNATANGTANATTGANATADTAANDSTAAGSATGSAANGSNGSGGSNGPNGSGGSNGSSGGASTTQGSGPGFGALAAVSGLVLGAARFLRGRNDGD from the coding sequence ATGCACACGAGTACCAGCCGACCCGAGGAGGGCGTATCGCGCAGACGATTTCTCCGGACGACCGCGGTCGCGGGCGGGGTCGTGGGGCTCGGCGGTACTGCGGGCGTGCGCGCCCAGACCCAGCAGCCGGAGACGATCGAGCTCGGTGGCGACACCGCCGGCTGGGTCGGTCGGTCACCCGATTCGATCAGCGGCGACACCAACCCCACGATCGAGCTCGATGCCGGTACGAAGTACCGAATCACGTGGGAGAACGTCGACGGCAAGCCCCACAACATCGTGATCTCGAACCGGTCGGGTGGGACGATGAAGCGCACCGAGGTCATCACGGAACAGGGCGCGACCCAGTCGGTGACGTTCACCGCGACCCCGAAGACCGGAAGCTACGTCTGTGAGGTCCACCCGACCTCGATGCGCGGCGAGTTCGACCTCGGCGAGGACGCCGCCGCCAGTTCGGACGGATCGGTGAGCGACGAGGACCTCTACTTCCCGAAGGGTCCGTCGGTGCGGCTCGAGACCGTCGTCACCGAGGGGCCCGACTCGCCACTGGATTTCGTCGTGCCGCCGAACTCCAGTGACACCTACTACATCGTCGACCGGTCGGGCGGGGTCTACCGCTACACCGAACGGCGCGGCCTCCAGCCCGAGCCGTTCATCGACGTGAGCGACGAGCTCGCGGAGATCACCGGCGAGATGGGGCTCGTCGGGATGGCCTTCCACCCGGACTACGGGCAGAACAGAAAATTCTACCTGCGCTACAGCGCCCCGAGCCGGGAGGGCACGCCCGACGACTACAACCACACCGAGGTGCTCGCCGAGTTCACAGCGAACGCCGACGGCACCAGCGCCGACCCCGACTCCGAGCGCGCGGTCATGGAGATCCCCCATCCCCAGGAGATCCACAACTCCGGGTCGATGGCGTTCGGGCCCGACGACGGCTATCTCTACCTCGGGATGGGCGACGGCGGCGGCGGGAGCGACAACAACCTCGGCCACGTCGAGGACTGGTACGAACCCCTCGAAGGCGGTAACGGCCAGGACGTCACCGAGAACCTCCTCGGGAGCATCCTCCGGATCGACGTCGACACCCAGGACGGCGAGAAGGCCTACGGGATCCCCGAGGACAACCCGCTCGTCGGCCGGGACGGGCTCGGCGAGCACTACGCCTGGGGCCTGCGCAACCCCTGGCGGATCGGTTTCTCGAACGGCGAGCTCTACGCCGGCGACGTCGGTCAGAACTCCTACGAGGAGATCAACCTGATCGAGAAGGGCACCAACTACGGCTGGAACATCCGCGAAGGGAGCCACTGTTTCGACCCGCGGGCGCAGGAAGCCTCGGAGATGAGCACCGACGGCAGCTGCCCGACGAAGACCCCCGACAACGTCCGTGGCGGCGAGCCGCTCGTCGACCCGATCATCGAGTACCCCCACGCCTACAAGGGTCGGGGGGTCGGGGCGTCGGTCATCGGCGGCTACGTCTACACCAACGACCGCGTACCGGCGCTCACGGACACGTACGTCTTCGGCGACTTCCGGAAGAACATCGACATCGAGGAGCCGAGCGGGTCGCTGTTCGCCGCGACGAGGAAGGGGAAGAAGTGGTCGACCGAGGAGGTCACGATCGCGAACGGCGACGAGGGCCGGATCGGGAACTTCGTGCTCGCGATCGGCCGGGACAACGACGGCGAGCTCTACGTGCTCACCACGACCGACCACGACCCCGGCGAGGGGACGGGGACCGTCTACCGAATCACCCGTGACCCGTCGAACGCCGCGACGACCAACGCCACTGCGGGGAACGGGACGGCCGGCAACGCAACTGTAGGGAACGCGACCGTGGGGAACGCGACCAGCGGGAACGCCACGGCGAACGGAACCGCGAACGCGACGACCGGTGCCAACGCGACCGCCGACACGGCAGCGAACGACTCGACGGCTGCCGGGTCGGCCACCGGCTCCGCGGCGAACGGTTCGAACGGATCGGGTGGTTCGAATGGCCCTAACGGATCGGGCGGATCGAACGGCTCGTCCGGTGGGGCGAGCACCACGCAGGGTTCGGGCCCCGGCTTCGGCGCGCTCGCGGCGGTCTCTGGGCTTGTACTGGGTGCCGCACGCTTCCTTCGCGGGCGGAACGACGGGGACTAA
- a CDS encoding ketopantoate reductase family protein — MDVVVFGAGSLGSLVGGLCAREHDVTLVGRDPHVAAVRESGLTVTGAVELAVEPDARTTVPDHADLALVTVKSFDTQAAARALTDCDPEVVCSLQNGLGNEERLARTHDTVLAGTCTYGARLDGPGRVACTGVGEVVVGDPDGGPSTAAERVGSALRAADIDAQVSTRMARRRWEKLAVNAGVNPVTALAGVSNGALADDPLHEIATAAARETARVARENDVDLSDGKAVAALESVVETTAENHSSMLQDVRANNRTEVDAINGAVVARADEPAPVNRTLAGLVRGRTD; from the coding sequence ATGGACGTGGTCGTCTTCGGCGCGGGAAGCCTCGGCAGCCTCGTCGGCGGGTTGTGCGCGCGCGAACACGACGTGACCCTCGTCGGGCGGGACCCGCACGTCGCGGCGGTCCGCGAGTCGGGGTTGACCGTCACCGGCGCGGTCGAGTTGGCCGTCGAACCCGACGCCCGGACGACGGTCCCCGACCACGCCGACCTCGCGCTGGTGACCGTCAAATCGTTCGACACCCAGGCTGCCGCGCGTGCGCTCACCGACTGCGACCCCGAGGTCGTCTGCTCGCTCCAGAACGGCCTCGGCAACGAGGAGCGCCTCGCCCGCACCCACGACACCGTTCTCGCGGGGACGTGTACCTACGGCGCACGGCTCGACGGACCCGGTCGGGTCGCGTGTACCGGCGTCGGCGAGGTCGTCGTCGGCGACCCCGACGGCGGCCCCTCGACCGCCGCCGAACGCGTCGGAAGCGCGCTCCGTGCGGCGGACATCGACGCACAGGTCTCGACTCGAATGGCCCGCCGTCGATGGGAGAAGCTCGCGGTCAACGCCGGGGTCAACCCCGTCACCGCGCTCGCCGGGGTGTCGAACGGCGCGCTCGCCGATGATCCGTTACACGAAATCGCGACCGCTGCCGCGCGCGAGACCGCTCGCGTCGCCCGCGAGAACGACGTCGATCTCAGTGACGGAAAAGCGGTCGCGGCGCTCGAATCGGTCGTGGAGACGACCGCCGAGAACCACTCCTCGATGCTCCAGGACGTTCGAGCGAACAACCGAACCGAGGTCGACGCGATCAACGGCGCGGTCGTGGCGCGTGCGGACGAGCCAGCGCCGGTGAACCGGACGCTCGCCGGGCTGGTTCGCGGCCGAACCGATTAG
- a CDS encoding sulfatase-like hydrolase/transferase produces the protein MDTAPDRNVLFVVMDTVRKDHLSCYGYDRDTTPGLDGFADEAAVYEEAVAAAPWTLPSHASMFTGLYPGDHGATQENPYLEGHATLAQSLDEHASSCYSSNAWITPYTRLTDGFDDQDNFFEVMPGDFLSGPLARAWKTMNDNERLRKLADRIVEIGNVFHERLAGGGGADSKTPAVIDQTIEFIDESDEPFFSFVNLMDAHLPYHPPEEHREQFAPGVDSTQVCQNSKEYNAGARDISEAEWESIRGLYDAEIHHVDAQLHRLFKWMRANDEWEDTLVIVCADHGELHGEHGLYGHEFGVYDPIVNVPLMVKHPDLEPGRYENQVELVDLYHTVLDHAGAEGKGVKFDPNRSLLSDSYRDFDGGENAFVEYYRPVVELNQLESKATEAGIDLPKNSRFYSRMRAARRPDAKYIHNERIDDEAYRLDTDPGEHDDLAGEDDPAIAAVADALSEFEAQRDPWSTAAGGSDDEVLSEMGGDAKQRLEDLGYIE, from the coding sequence ATGGACACCGCGCCAGACAGGAACGTCCTGTTCGTCGTCATGGACACGGTGCGGAAGGACCACCTGTCGTGTTACGGCTACGACCGCGACACCACCCCCGGACTCGACGGCTTCGCGGACGAGGCCGCCGTGTACGAGGAGGCGGTCGCCGCCGCGCCCTGGACACTTCCCTCCCACGCCTCGATGTTCACTGGATTGTACCCCGGCGACCACGGTGCAACCCAGGAGAACCCGTATCTCGAAGGCCACGCCACGCTCGCCCAGTCCCTCGACGAGCACGCGAGCTCGTGTTACTCCTCGAACGCCTGGATCACGCCCTACACCCGCCTCACCGACGGGTTCGACGACCAGGACAACTTCTTCGAGGTGATGCCTGGGGACTTCCTCTCTGGCCCGCTCGCGCGCGCTTGGAAGACGATGAACGACAACGAGCGCCTCCGCAAGCTCGCCGACCGGATCGTCGAGATCGGCAACGTCTTCCACGAACGCCTCGCGGGCGGCGGTGGCGCGGACTCGAAGACACCCGCGGTGATCGACCAGACCATCGAGTTCATCGACGAAAGCGACGAGCCCTTCTTCTCGTTCGTCAACCTGATGGACGCCCACCTGCCGTATCACCCGCCCGAAGAGCACAGAGAGCAGTTCGCGCCGGGGGTCGACTCCACCCAGGTCTGCCAGAACTCGAAGGAGTACAACGCCGGTGCGCGCGACATCAGCGAGGCCGAGTGGGAGTCGATCCGCGGGCTCTACGACGCCGAGATCCACCACGTCGACGCCCAGCTCCATCGACTCTTCAAGTGGATGCGTGCCAACGACGAGTGGGAGGACACCCTCGTGATCGTCTGTGCCGACCACGGCGAATTACATGGGGAACACGGCCTCTACGGCCACGAGTTCGGGGTCTACGACCCGATCGTGAACGTCCCGCTGATGGTCAAACACCCGGACCTCGAACCCGGAAGATATGAAAATCAGGTCGAACTCGTCGACCTCTACCACACGGTGCTCGATCATGCCGGGGCCGAGGGGAAAGGCGTGAAATTCGACCCGAACCGGTCCCTGCTCTCGGACTCGTATCGGGACTTCGACGGCGGCGAGAACGCGTTCGTGGAGTACTACCGACCCGTCGTCGAGCTGAACCAGCTCGAGAGCAAGGCCACCGAGGCCGGTATCGACCTCCCGAAGAACTCGCGGTTCTACTCGCGGATGCGGGCGGCCCGGCGACCCGACGCGAAGTACATCCACAACGAGCGAATCGACGACGAGGCCTACCGGCTCGACACCGACCCCGGCGAGCACGACGACCTCGCGGGCGAGGACGACCCGGCCATCGCGGCCGTGGCCGATGCCCTTTCGGAATTCGAGGCGCAACGCGACCCATGGAGCACCGCTGCGGGCGGCAGCGACGACGAGGTGCTCTCGGAGATGGGTGGCGACGCAAAGCAACGGCTCGAAGACCTGGGTTATATCGAATAG
- a CDS encoding DUF7130 family rubredoxin-like protein, whose translation MEDAQYRLSSGRELGFDQTVYDDRGEQLGTIRGFDESGFYVRAAGELATEVETSGSHGAGEMDLMWRCWACGELGQIDSLPEACPSCGAPKEDLYYWTED comes from the coding sequence ATGGAAGACGCACAGTATCGGCTGTCCAGCGGGCGAGAGCTCGGGTTCGACCAGACGGTCTACGACGACCGGGGAGAGCAACTGGGGACCATCAGGGGGTTCGACGAGAGCGGGTTCTACGTGCGAGCCGCGGGGGAGCTGGCGACCGAGGTCGAAACCAGCGGGTCGCACGGGGCGGGCGAGATGGACCTGATGTGGCGGTGCTGGGCCTGCGGCGAGCTCGGCCAGATCGATTCTCTCCCCGAGGCGTGTCCGTCGTGTGGCGCGCCGAAGGAGGACCTCTATTACTGGACCGAGGATTAG
- a CDS encoding zinc ribbon domain-containing protein, with product MDVEELRAEVEELQREVRELRRRQRLTAQCLTCGTMFVPTRELGCPVCRSQGRAR from the coding sequence ATGGACGTCGAAGAACTCAGAGCGGAAGTCGAGGAGCTGCAACGCGAAGTCCGGGAACTCCGACGACGACAGCGGCTGACAGCCCAGTGTCTCACCTGCGGGACGATGTTCGTGCCGACGCGCGAACTCGGCTGTCCGGTCTGTCGGTCCCAGGGGCGGGCTCGGTGA